The Candidatus Accumulibacter similis genome has a segment encoding these proteins:
- a CDS encoding TerC family protein, with protein MPDLASPAFWIAVLQIIAIDILLGGDNAVVIALACRRLPEAQRNKGIFWGVFGAIALRVVLIYFALQLLAVPYLKIVGGLLLFWIGIKLILPEHEDAHGNVQSSSTLLGAIRTIIVADAVMSVDNVIAVAGAAHGSIVLVVFGIAVSIPVVVWGSKLVLTLMDRFPVVITAGGGLLGWIGGGMLLTDPGFPVHWRDVVPHSTSIASGAGALLVVVAGKWLAQRRHARVAHDGLATAKAATVDRGDPT; from the coding sequence ATGCCCGACCTCGCCTCGCCCGCTTTCTGGATTGCCGTCCTGCAGATCATCGCCATCGACATCCTGCTCGGCGGCGACAATGCGGTGGTCATCGCCCTCGCCTGCCGCCGGCTGCCGGAGGCGCAACGCAACAAGGGCATCTTCTGGGGCGTCTTCGGCGCCATTGCCCTGCGCGTCGTCCTGATCTATTTCGCCCTGCAGCTGCTCGCCGTCCCTTACCTGAAGATCGTCGGCGGCTTGCTGCTGTTCTGGATCGGCATCAAACTGATCCTGCCCGAGCACGAGGACGCGCACGGCAACGTGCAGAGCAGCAGCACGCTGCTGGGAGCGATCAGGACGATCATCGTCGCCGACGCCGTCATGAGCGTGGACAACGTCATCGCCGTCGCCGGCGCAGCACACGGATCGATCGTCCTGGTCGTCTTCGGCATCGCCGTCTCGATCCCGGTGGTCGTCTGGGGCAGCAAGCTGGTGCTGACCCTCATGGATCGCTTTCCGGTCGTGATCACCGCCGGCGGCGGCCTGCTCGGCTGGATCGGCGGCGGCATGCTGCTCACAGACCCCGGATTCCCCGTGCACTGGCGAGACGTCGTCCCGCACAGCACCTCCATCGCATCCGGCGCTGGCGCCCTGCTGGTGGTCGTGGCCGGCAAGTGGCTGGCCCAGCGACGGCATGCCCGGGTTGCCCATGATGGACTGGCCACCGCCAAGGCGGCGACCGTTGACCGAGGAGATCCCACTTGA
- a CDS encoding universal stress protein has translation MNTRWLLPVDGSLPALRAVDHVIAEALATPQELEVLLLNVQHPLPSDISRFVSTDVVHDYHRETGDAALASARARLHAAGIGHAEHVLVGEVAPTIVDFARENDCGLIIMGARGLGSVAGLLLGSVTQRVIHLTDLPVVVVK, from the coding sequence TTGAACACACGATGGTTGCTGCCCGTCGACGGGTCGCTGCCGGCGTTGCGCGCAGTCGATCATGTCATCGCCGAGGCGCTTGCCACGCCGCAAGAACTGGAGGTCCTGCTGCTGAACGTGCAGCACCCGCTGCCGTCCGATATCAGCCGCTTCGTCAGCACCGACGTCGTCCATGATTATCATCGCGAAACGGGCGACGCCGCGCTGGCCTCTGCCCGCGCCCGACTTCACGCGGCCGGAATCGGCCATGCCGAGCACGTCCTGGTCGGTGAGGTCGCACCGACGATCGTCGATTTCGCACGCGAAAACGACTGCGGGCTGATCATCATGGGAGCACGCGGCCTCGGAAGCGTGGCCGGTCTGCTTCTCGGATCGGTGACGCAGCGCGTGATCCATCTCACCGACCTGCCGGTGGTCGTCGTCAAGTAG
- the hslU gene encoding ATP-dependent protease ATPase subunit HslU yields MSSMTPQEIVHELDKHIVGQGKAKKAVAIALRNRWRRAQVAEPLRQEITPKNILMIGPTGVGKTEIARRLARLASAPFIKVEATKFTEVGYVGRDVETIIRDLVEIAVKSGRERAMKGVRLRAEDAAEDRLLDALLPPARASFYNDAQAGDEGATRQKFRKKLREGELDEKEVEVDVAAPSMQAEIFAPPGMEELTAQIQGMFQNIGGGRRKARKLKICEARRLLIDEEAAKLVNDEEVKLDAVRNVEQNGIVFLDEIDKIASRSDAHGVDVSRQGVQRDLLPLVEGTTVSTKYGMIRTDHILFIASGAFHLAKPSDLIPELQGRLPIRVELESLSVADFECILTQTDACLTKQYQALLATEGVALDFSADGIRRLAEIAWSVNERTENIGARRLYTVMERLLEEISFTAGKGTGEHLAIDATYVDDRLAELARNEDLSRYVL; encoded by the coding sequence ATGTCGTCGATGACGCCACAGGAAATCGTTCACGAACTCGACAAGCACATCGTCGGTCAGGGGAAGGCGAAGAAGGCGGTGGCCATCGCCCTGCGCAATCGCTGGCGTCGGGCGCAGGTGGCCGAGCCGCTGCGGCAGGAGATCACGCCGAAGAACATCCTGATGATCGGTCCGACCGGTGTCGGCAAGACGGAAATCGCTCGCCGCCTGGCACGCCTGGCGAGCGCGCCGTTCATCAAGGTCGAGGCAACCAAGTTCACCGAAGTCGGCTACGTCGGCCGCGACGTCGAGACGATCATTCGCGACCTCGTCGAGATCGCCGTCAAGAGTGGTCGCGAAAGGGCGATGAAGGGTGTCAGGCTGCGCGCCGAGGACGCTGCCGAGGATCGCCTGCTCGACGCACTGCTGCCGCCGGCCCGCGCCAGTTTCTACAATGATGCGCAGGCAGGCGACGAAGGTGCCACGCGGCAGAAGTTTCGCAAGAAGCTGCGTGAGGGGGAACTCGACGAGAAGGAGGTTGAGGTGGACGTCGCGGCGCCATCGATGCAGGCGGAAATCTTCGCCCCGCCCGGCATGGAGGAGTTGACGGCGCAGATTCAGGGCATGTTCCAGAACATCGGCGGCGGCCGGAGGAAAGCGCGCAAGCTCAAGATTTGCGAGGCGCGCCGGCTGCTGATCGACGAGGAAGCAGCCAAGCTGGTCAATGACGAGGAAGTCAAGCTGGACGCGGTGCGCAATGTCGAGCAGAATGGCATCGTCTTTCTCGACGAGATCGACAAGATCGCGTCGCGCAGCGACGCGCATGGTGTGGACGTGTCGCGCCAGGGGGTGCAGCGTGACCTGTTGCCGCTGGTCGAAGGGACGACGGTGTCGACCAAGTACGGGATGATCCGCACCGATCACATCCTGTTCATTGCCAGCGGAGCCTTTCATCTTGCCAAGCCATCGGACCTGATCCCCGAATTGCAGGGCCGGCTGCCGATCCGCGTTGAGCTCGAATCGCTGTCGGTGGCCGACTTCGAGTGCATCCTGACGCAGACCGACGCCTGCCTGACCAAGCAGTATCAGGCGCTGCTGGCGACCGAAGGGGTGGCGCTCGACTTTTCTGCCGACGGCATCAGGCGCCTGGCCGAGATTGCCTGGTCGGTCAACGAGCGGACGGAAAACATCGGTGCCCGCCGCCTGTACACGGTCATGGAGCGTCTGCTCGAGGAGATCTCATTCACCGCCGGCAAGGGAACTGGTGAACATCTTGCCATCGACGCCACTTACGTCGACGATCGCCTCGCCGAACTGGCACGAAACGAGGATCTGTCGCGCTACGTTCTCTGA
- the hslV gene encoding ATP-dependent protease subunit HslV — MEQYHGTTILSVRRGDSVAMGGDGQVTLGNIVVKASARKVRRIHQGKILAGFAGGTADAFTLFERFEAKLDKHQGNLLRSAVELAKDWRSDRALRRLDAMLAVANREASLIITGNGDVLEPEYGIVAIGSGGAFAHSAARALVENSALTAAEVVRKSLQIAGDLCIYTNQNFTIEVLE; from the coding sequence ATGGAACAGTACCACGGCACGACGATCCTGTCCGTACGCCGCGGCGACAGCGTTGCCATGGGTGGGGACGGGCAGGTGACGCTGGGCAACATCGTCGTCAAGGCGAGTGCGCGCAAGGTTCGGCGGATTCACCAAGGAAAGATTCTTGCCGGGTTTGCCGGCGGCACTGCCGACGCCTTCACCCTCTTCGAACGCTTCGAGGCAAAGCTCGACAAGCACCAGGGCAACCTCCTGCGTTCGGCGGTGGAACTGGCAAAGGACTGGCGCAGCGACCGTGCGCTGCGCCGGCTGGACGCGATGCTGGCAGTGGCGAACCGCGAGGCATCGCTGATCATCACCGGCAACGGTGATGTCCTCGAGCCCGAGTACGGCATCGTGGCGATTGGTTCCGGCGGCGCCTTTGCCCACTCGGCGGCGCGGGCCCTGGTGGAGAACAGCGCTCTCACGGCGGCGGAAGTGGTCCGCAAGTCGTTGCAGATCGCCGGCGATCTGTGCATCTACACCAATCAGAACTTCACCATCGAGGTGCTGGAGTAA
- a CDS encoding STAS domain-containing protein, which translates to MVFSFFKKQPDKKMGTRPAATPRSADERGTVAGAPAEDRVRHAPAAPIGLNRADLPFATPVTKSDAPPLDLSEFVFSAMEPNFQPEVELDPIDAEAEEAAMLYANGQDAAVRSRLEHATRLYRSGTGERLWLMLFDLFRVSGQKGPFEALGIEYAQAFEKSPPGWQEAVRAAPVLIKAGTVLFKGDLTGDNEAAFASVRQALATNQHLRLDLAKVRRLDDAGCERLLCLLQQAHKSRHEIELLNRDHVASLLDSRVVPGLPSDRACWLLQLEFCQLYGQQEVFEELAIQYAVNFEISPPSWEAQRVAATGPAPLVLAAADDLMAEAYVIKGEVKSSRFGDLLAYSAANDPVLIDCSRVTRMDFLSAGALLNVLTTIKGTGRQIVFRHPNHLVAELFRVVGLRAVAEVVLARN; encoded by the coding sequence ATGGTTTTTTCGTTCTTCAAGAAGCAGCCGGACAAGAAGATGGGGACCCGGCCAGCCGCCACTCCGCGCAGTGCCGACGAGCGTGGCACGGTTGCCGGTGCACCGGCGGAGGACAGGGTCCGGCATGCGCCGGCGGCTCCGATCGGCTTGAACCGGGCTGACCTGCCATTCGCGACACCGGTGACGAAGAGCGATGCGCCACCGCTCGATCTGAGTGAGTTCGTGTTCAGCGCCATGGAGCCGAACTTCCAGCCCGAGGTCGAGCTTGACCCGATCGATGCCGAGGCGGAAGAAGCCGCAATGCTCTACGCCAACGGCCAGGATGCTGCCGTGCGCTCGCGACTCGAGCACGCGACCCGCCTGTACCGCAGCGGCACCGGCGAGCGGCTCTGGCTGATGCTTTTCGACCTCTTTCGCGTCAGCGGGCAGAAAGGCCCTTTCGAAGCACTCGGCATCGAGTACGCGCAGGCCTTCGAGAAGTCGCCGCCGGGCTGGCAGGAGGCGGTGCGGGCCGCGCCCGTGCTGATCAAGGCCGGTACTGTCCTGTTCAAGGGCGATCTGACGGGCGACAACGAGGCCGCCTTCGCCAGCGTGCGGCAGGCGCTTGCGACCAACCAGCACCTGCGTCTCGATCTTGCCAAGGTGCGCCGGCTCGACGATGCCGGTTGCGAGCGCCTTCTATGTCTGCTGCAGCAGGCGCACAAGAGTCGGCACGAAATCGAATTGCTCAACCGCGACCACGTCGCCAGCCTGCTTGACAGTCGCGTCGTGCCGGGTCTACCGAGTGACCGTGCCTGCTGGTTGCTGCAACTCGAGTTCTGTCAGTTGTATGGTCAGCAGGAGGTGTTCGAAGAACTGGCCATCCAGTACGCAGTGAATTTCGAGATTTCACCTCCTTCGTGGGAAGCGCAGCGGGTGGCCGCCACCGGGCCGGCTCCGTTGGTGCTGGCGGCAGCCGACGACCTGATGGCCGAGGCATACGTCATCAAGGGCGAGGTCAAGTCGTCGCGCTTTGGCGATCTGCTCGCCTACTCGGCGGCGAATGATCCGGTGCTGATCGATTGTTCGCGGGTGACGAGAATGGACTTTCTCAGCGCCGGCGCCTTGCTCAACGTACTGACGACGATCAAGGGAACCGGCCGGCAGATCGTCTTTCGCCACCCGAACCATCTGGTGGCCGAGTTGTTCCGTGTCGTTGGCCTCAGGGCCGTGGCCGAGGTCGTTCTCGCGCGGAACTAG
- a CDS encoding tetratricopeptide repeat protein has product MRPILRRLLPATVPAMVLVLFFAFPIPSAVASELAEAERLLKQGQAPQALAKVETYVAGKPRELQGRFLKGLILMEMNRPSEAITVFTQISDDYPELPEPYNNLAVLYARQQQLERARMLLEMAIRTHPGYALARENLGDVLLRLASQSYDEALRLDPGNKGMQAKQARLRELNVAPSPGAIR; this is encoded by the coding sequence ATGCGCCCGATCCTTCGCAGGCTCTTGCCGGCAACCGTGCCGGCAATGGTCCTCGTCCTGTTCTTCGCTTTCCCCATCCCCAGCGCCGTCGCCAGCGAACTGGCGGAAGCCGAGCGCCTGTTGAAGCAGGGCCAGGCACCGCAGGCGCTGGCGAAGGTCGAGACCTACGTGGCAGGCAAGCCGCGCGAACTGCAGGGCCGCTTCCTCAAGGGGCTGATCCTGATGGAGATGAATCGCCCGAGCGAGGCCATCACCGTGTTCACGCAGATCAGCGACGACTACCCCGAGTTGCCCGAGCCCTACAACAACCTGGCGGTTCTCTACGCCCGGCAACAGCAGTTGGAGCGCGCGCGCATGCTGCTGGAGATGGCGATCCGGACGCACCCGGGTTACGCGCTTGCGCGCGAGAACCTCGGCGACGTCCTGCTGCGATTGGCCAGCCAGTCCTATGATGAAGCGCTGCGACTCGATCCGGGCAACAAGGGGATGCAGGCCAAGCAGGCCCGCCTGCGCGAGTTGAATGTCGCACCGTCGCCGGGCGCCATCCGCTGA
- a CDS encoding efflux RND transporter periplasmic adaptor subunit: MPSPLLRRLLAALLVAALIAGGIWWLGRPQPVTVVLREIDRGLVESTIANTRAGTVEACQRTRLSTITGGRIEVLAVKEGDRVRQGQLLMKLWNDDQQAQSAWLLTQVATARRRVDEACVTAANAEREAARQTALRAQGFVSGAREEGARTEALARHAGCQAAQADLRQTEARVRLSRVEQGRTVLYAPFAGTIAKIVGEVGEYSTPSPPGVPTPPAIDLIDDSCLYIKAPMDEVDAPKISAGQSVRISLDALPGRSFPGTVRRVAPYVSAVEKQARTVDIEATFNDPAAAGRLLVGYSADVEVILAVRDSVLRVPTSALLEGNRVLVAQPDGLLAERRIRTGLANWEFTEVSEGLQAGERVVTSLERAGVKAGAPYIAERASAAGGK, translated from the coding sequence ATGCCATCGCCCCTGCTCCGCCGCCTGCTCGCGGCCCTCCTTGTCGCAGCGCTGATCGCTGGCGGCATCTGGTGGCTAGGCAGGCCGCAGCCAGTCACCGTCGTGCTGCGGGAGATCGACCGTGGCTTGGTCGAATCCACCATCGCGAATACCCGCGCGGGAACGGTCGAGGCCTGTCAGCGCACCCGCCTGTCGACGATCACCGGCGGCCGCATCGAAGTCCTGGCGGTGAAGGAAGGAGACCGCGTGCGCCAGGGCCAGTTGCTGATGAAGCTCTGGAACGACGACCAGCAGGCGCAGAGCGCCTGGCTTCTCACGCAGGTCGCGACCGCCCGACGGCGCGTCGACGAAGCCTGCGTCACGGCCGCCAACGCCGAGCGTGAGGCGGCGCGGCAGACAGCGCTGCGGGCGCAGGGTTTCGTCTCCGGAGCACGCGAGGAAGGAGCGCGCACCGAGGCGCTCGCCCGCCACGCCGGCTGCCAGGCGGCGCAGGCGGATCTCAGGCAGACGGAAGCGAGGGTCAGGCTGAGCCGGGTCGAGCAGGGACGGACCGTCCTTTACGCACCGTTCGCCGGTACCATCGCCAAGATCGTCGGTGAGGTCGGCGAATACTCGACACCCTCACCTCCCGGCGTGCCGACGCCGCCGGCAATCGACCTCATCGACGACTCCTGCCTCTACATCAAGGCGCCGATGGACGAAGTGGACGCGCCGAAGATCAGCGCCGGACAGTCGGTGCGAATCAGCCTGGACGCCCTGCCCGGGCGCTCGTTCCCGGGGACGGTAAGGCGCGTCGCGCCCTACGTTTCGGCAGTCGAGAAGCAGGCACGCACCGTCGACATCGAGGCCACCTTCAACGACCCGGCGGCTGCGGGCAGACTGCTGGTCGGTTACAGCGCCGATGTCGAGGTGATCCTGGCAGTCCGCGACTCTGTCCTGCGCGTGCCGACATCGGCGCTGCTCGAGGGCAACCGGGTGCTGGTGGCACAGCCCGATGGCCTGCTCGCCGAACGCAGGATCAGGACCGGGCTCGCGAACTGGGAGTTCACCGAGGTCAGCGAAGGGCTGCAGGCAGGCGAGCGGGTCGTAACCTCGCTCGAACGGGCGGGGGTCAAGGCGGGAGCGCCCTACATTGCCGAGCGTGCATCTGCGGCTGGCGGCAAGTGA
- a CDS encoding ABC transporter ATP-binding protein: protein MTAPLIELSRIERVFHLGDSQVHALRSIDLCIAAGEYVAVMGPSGSGKSTLLNLLGLLDRPDSGSYRLAGRDVTTLSADEQARVRSERIGFVFQSFHLVPRLTAAENIALPMVLAGIPPAQRGERLRQALRDYGLENRADHRPDQLSGGQRQRVAIARATIMQPALVLADEPTGNLDRTTGEEVMRLLEELNRGGVTLIVVTHDGALGARARRQLLMADGSLQQDRPRSGGTRSETCALPT from the coding sequence ATGACGGCGCCGCTGATCGAGCTGTCGCGCATCGAAAGGGTCTTTCATCTCGGTGACAGCCAGGTACACGCCCTGCGGTCGATCGACCTCTGCATTGCCGCCGGCGAGTATGTGGCGGTGATGGGGCCGTCGGGTTCGGGCAAGTCGACGCTGCTCAACCTGCTCGGCCTGCTCGACCGCCCCGACAGCGGCAGCTACCGCCTCGCCGGCCGCGACGTCACCACACTCTCCGCCGACGAGCAGGCGCGCGTGCGCAGCGAGCGGATCGGCTTCGTCTTCCAGAGTTTTCACCTCGTTCCACGGTTGACCGCGGCCGAGAACATCGCGCTGCCGATGGTGCTCGCCGGCATCCCGCCGGCGCAACGTGGCGAACGCCTGCGGCAGGCGCTGCGCGACTATGGGCTGGAGAACCGGGCCGACCACCGACCCGACCAGCTCTCGGGCGGACAGCGCCAGCGCGTGGCGATCGCCCGCGCAACGATCATGCAGCCGGCGCTGGTCCTCGCCGACGAGCCCACCGGCAACCTCGACCGGACGACCGGCGAGGAGGTCATGCGTCTGCTCGAAGAACTCAACCGCGGCGGCGTCACCCTGATCGTCGTCACCCACGACGGCGCCCTTGGCGCGCGCGCGCGCCGGCAACTGCTGATGGCGGACGGCAGCCTGCAGCAGGATCGCCCGCGCAGCGGCGGCACGCGGAGCGAAACATGCGCACTGCCGACCTGA